GgttttggtttcggttttggttttggtttcaTTATTCCCTTTTCTTTTGTTGGTCGTGCGCATGTCCAGAATTGGGGAGCTGCGTGCCTATTCCAGGGGTTTGGGCccttcctttcctttcctttccttatGCGTTACCGTATGGATGGCCACATTTGTTAATGGCCAATAATCTGAATGAATCGCAACCAGTAGAGACACATACTATGGCAGCTCATCAGCTTATTTCCACAGCAGACAAACAAACTGAGGAGCATCATGCAGCAATATCAGCGTTAGAAATCAGCTAACACGATAACATACTATATTTAGATAATATTTTAGTCATTGCGTCAAAGCCAGAGATAAGAAAATAGCCAAGGCAGTGCCATTTCTAGTTTGAATAGTTCATAGTAGCGCGGGCTAAATCGATGGATGGCTTTCGATTGATAGTTAATCGCTTTGTGGTGGGTGGTATTTGGGATATTTTTTTGCATCgacatatatataaattatttttgttgCCAGGAGCACCCGATTCGATGTAAAGAGAAGGCTAAAACTCTGTTCTAACTGACTGAACAATTCGAATACCAAATCCCACCGAACCGATTCGGTTCCCTCTTCATGCTAGTGCATAGTACATCTTTTAAGCAACAAAATGGCAGTACGAGCACGACTTACCTCACACTTGCTGATCATTATATGTTATATTCAAGTCCCAGATCCTGGGCGGACTTAAAAGCCGGTGTGCTGCATTTTCTTTTCGGCCCAGACAACCCCGGACAACGGGTAATAAATCATCGGTTTCTCTGACGGAGTCCCAAAAACTCAGCGGCAAACTCTAGGCAGCTCTAAAAGAGTCTGCCAGCATGGAGGCACTAGACACCCTAATCCGACAAGctcagtgcggatctattgggaTCCCAGTCACCAAGGTATCGAAGGAAATAAGTCTGCGGACGTTCTGGCTAAGGAAGGCGAATGGCTGGCGGAATACAGAACCTTCAGAGCCACTCAAACCATGTGCAAAGAACGCAATGAGAAACTCAGTCAAAACTTACTGCATCTACCATGGAAGGACTGCAGAATGTTAGTGGTAATAGTCGTACTAGTCAGTCAGAGGCAACTGTAAAAAACCTGTAACCAAACCTTATCCATGTGAGCGGACAACAAAGACATTGAGCACTTCATAACAGTCGCTCGGAAAAGGCGAAGCGAAGCCCTGACATGTATGTTCGTGGGCGTCGGGATGCTTtgttatatatttatttgttaTATTTCGTTctagacaaaaaaaaaccgaacATCAAAACTTTGAATAAAGACATGTGTAATTTAAGCACGTCTGATATATTTTCGAATGTAAACCAATTATGCTTGTAGCGAGTATCAAACTTGATTTACAGAGAATCATCGGGTAGTTAAGCGTTCTCTATCTTACGGATCTCAGATCTCGGATCACAGGTCAAATCAGATTCCTTGATCTTGTCGCGACTCGCCGAACAGTAGGGACACTGGCGAAAGTCCATCAGGAAAGTCTCCTATGGGCACATGTGATGTTAGACCATAACCAACAGTAAAGAAAGACCTAGGAAAGAACTCACCATTGGATGCTTCTCGCATATTGTGGCAACACGTCCACGGAAGTAGTGGCGGCAGCGACTACACTCGAGGGGCTTCATCGGACGCTCGCATATGCATTTCTTAACAATGTCATTCTTCGATTCCACATCGGACTCGAACTCCTGATCTATTTTGCACAGATTTTTGTAGCCGCTCACGAATGCGTCTTTTTTGACCTGCATGTTATTCTTCTGGCCAAAAATCTTTCGTGCCGGACTGCGGTATGACACGTCACGCAGCGAATTTCCGTTCAGATTTACGTAAATCGAGTTAAGACGGGTGAAAATTGCGTCTTGATCTGTTCCCTCTTATACCGGAATTGTAAGAATAATTAGCCCCACCGCACACTTGTGTTCAATGAAAGTCTTACCCATTTTTCTTCTGATTTATAACACGACTTTATGTTCAGCAATAAGAATAAATCCGACCTCAACTAATGCTTGATTGAATGTTCCGAATTACAATCTACTTTACACAGCTTACTTATCCAATGCAAATCACCTCGAGAATTTTCTAAGCTCAAAGACAAATGACGCCTTTTGCAAAGCCCACTTTTATTTTCAAGTAACGGGGCTGCTGAACGTTAATTGAATACCGATGATCCCAGCTCCCAACAGAGATTACGAATTGTTTATTCCTTCTGAGAGCATatttcatatatatattttctcgGATAAGCGGCCCGAGGCCTTAACCTCTTTTTTGTGTCCTGCGCCTCTCTGGTGATTTAAATCAGTTGTCGCGCGCTCCCTCTTTTTGAACTCTTTTTGCTGTTGCCGGATCGATACTGCATCCACGATCGCGTGCATCGCGCCAGCAGCTGGTACATTATTTACCTACCCACATTTTTACGATTTACGACGTACTTTGCGATCTTCTCCTCTAACCCCACCAGGTAAAGTTATTAAGTAATAAtttattcatttactttatgtAAGTCTTCCTTTCAATTTAGCAGGTCGGCCCATTGTGTGGCCCGGAATACCTCTTGCGTGCACGCGGACACCGATGCAGCActccgatcggctgccgtatcgctgagatatagcgtgcagaaaaaccagtatctcaaagatatgcacatccaaatcttcggaaagCTTTATCCCacacaaatagggccagatcggtgcaggacctaCTCTACCAAGACCGTGGGGATCCTGCCTGTCGACtgccatcaaaatctcgatttttggcaaatttaatgatgtaacgataatgataatgattttttgcgaaaatcgtgaaaaaatggatgtccttttttcggATGGCAGTCGACAGGCAGGACTGTCCCGATCACGAAAAGACATAccacgccccgatcggctgccgtatcgctgagatatagcgtgcatgGGAAAAACCAGtatctcaaagatatgcacatccaaatcttcggaaagctatatctcacacaaatagggccagatcggtgcaggacccaCTCTCCCAGGACCGTGGGGATCCTGCCTGTTGACTGCCATCAAAGTCTCGGGTTCggaaatgaggccgatttttggcaaatttaatgatgtaaccatcatgatgttttgcgaaaatcgtgaaaaaatggatgtccttttttcggATGGCAGTCGAcaggcaggactctcccgatcacgaaaAGACATGCCGCACTCCGATCGGCTGCCATATCGCTGAGATATAGAGTGCAGAAAAACCAGTATCTTAAAGATATGcacatccaaatcttcggatgGCTATGCTATATCTCACACAAATAGGatcagatcggtgcaggacccaCTCTCCCAGGACCGTGGGGATCCTGCCTGTTGACTGCCATCAAAATCTCGTGTTCggaaatgaggccgattttttgaaaatttaatgatgtaaccatcatgattttttgcgaaaatcgtgaaaaaatggaTGTCTTTTTTTGGGATGGCAGTGTGAGAAACGAATTATATGTTCGAGtatttttcggtttttttgtatatttcggtatatttctgagggtcgatAAGTCCGATAAAATATGAACGGCTGGTATTTTACTTTCAAAATCATGTCGTAATTACTCTATAAACTGTTCAAACAAAACTtttaacaaacaaacaaaattacAACTGTGGGCTTAACAAGTAAAATAATTGTAAAAATGTCGCTGACCTCAAGGGTTACCCTGGGCGTGGCGGTGACCGTTTCCAGCGCCATAATAGGTTATGTGCATTATAAACAATCCGAAGACCGGTAAGTGGACCAAATTCATGAATGAACCTATAACATA
The sequence above is a segment of the Drosophila miranda strain MSH22 chromosome 4, D.miranda_PacBio2.1, whole genome shotgun sequence genome. Coding sequences within it:
- the LOC117188569 gene encoding uncharacterized protein CG13380-like — encoded protein: MEGTDQDAIFTRLNSIYVNLNGNSLRDVSYRSPARKIFGQKNNMQVKKDAFVSGYKNLCKIDQEFESDVESKNDIVKKCICERPMKPLECSRCRHYFRGRVATICEKHPMETFLMDFRQCPYCSASRDKIKESDLTCDPRSEIRKIENA